GGTGGAAGGGCAGCCCTTCTTCCCCTTCGGCTGGTATCACGTGTCATGGGCTTTCCCCGCCGAAGATCGCCTGCAGTTCTTGCGCGAGGTGGCTGAAGCGGGGTTCAACACCGTCCATGCCAGCCTGAAGCAGATGGACGAGTGGGACGAGTTCCTGGCCGAGGCGGAGCGGCTGAACATGAAAGTTATCACCGAGTTCGGCGTCCCCAGGGAGCAGGCCATCGCGCGCTACCGAGATCGCAAGGCGGTGCTCGCCTGGAACCCCGGAGACGAGCCGGACGGCGGCGGCGTGGACCCGGCGGAGATGTCGGAGCGCCACAACCTGATGAAGGATCAGGACGCCCAGGTGCCCACCTTTATGACCCTCTGCGTGCCTCCGCTGTTCTCGCGATATGTGCATGCGGCGGATGTGATCGCGCCCGATCCGTACCCGATCCGGCGCGGACCGTGCTCCACCGCTCCGGTCTTCCAGACCGTGGCAAGCGCCCAGAAAGAGGCGTGGAAGTATCGACACCCGATCTGGGCGATCATCCAGGCCTTCGGTTACGAACAAGAAACTGGGTGGCGCGTCCCGACATGGCCCGAAGAGCGGAATATGACCTACCTCGCGCTGATGGCCGGGGCCAAAGGGATCATCTACTACACCTACCGCGACAACGGCTTCAACATGCGCGAGCACCCGGACTTGTGGGCTAACTTCAAGACTCTCCCCCCCGAGATCAAAGCGATGGAGCCTTACCTGCTGGAGGGCACACGGACAGTTCTCGCAGAAGGCGAAGATGACATCTACGCCACCTCCTGGGTCCGCGGGGGGCGCCACCTGATCTGCGTTGCCAGCACGGCGAACTCGGAATCGCGCAAGGTGAGTATAAGCCTGCCCGAGGGTGTGAAAGGTCGGCTGCGCAACCTGTTCCCCGAACGACCGGGCGGGATGACCCTGGAAAACGGGAAGCTGTCGGGAACCATTGGCCCGCTGGACGTGCATGTGTACGAGGTGAGGTAGGGGAGGAGAGGACGGGCCGTTCCCACCAGCTCACGCTGGTGGCAAAGAGCTATCGCCCCTCCGGGGCTCAACGGAAGACGGCGGCGTCCTGTCGCGTGGGTCGGGCGTCTCGCCCGGCAGGACGTTTGCCGCTGTCCGTTCGCAAGGACGGCCGGGCCGGATGGGGCCCCCGGGCCGAAGGCGGCGTCGAGACGCCTGCCCTGCGCGGACTGTACGTCCGTTCGACAACCGGAGCAAAGCGCAACGGCGCCCCATCATCGGGACGCCGTTGGGATGGCCGACCGTGTAAGCACGCTCAGTACATTCTGCGGGCGCCACTGTAGCGTGATGCGTAGTAGGAAGAGTCCAGGGCGCTGATTCGCACGCCGGTGCGGCTGTTGGCAGCGTGGATGAAGTTCCCGTTCCCGATATAGATCCCCACGTGGGAAATGCCGGCCTTGTATGTATTGCTGAATACCACCACGTCGCCGGGGCGCAGGCTGTCGCGGTCCACCGGGGTGCCTTGACGGTACTGGCCGCCGGCGGTGCGCTTGAGCGGGATCCCGAATTGCGAGTGTACGTACTGAGTGAACCCGGAGCAGTCAAATGATCCGGGGCCTTCGGCGCCCCGCACGTAAGGACGCCCGAGATAGCGCATCGCTACCTGCGCGATCTTGTTGCCTATGTCAGACCCGCCGGGCTCCCCCCAATCCGATCCGCCGTTCTCGGCAAGCTGCCTCTCCTCGCGGCTCTCGATGAGATCCTCGGCGATCCAGCCCACCGTGCCGTTGCTGAGAAGCACCTTGAGCCAGCCCTCCTCGCGAGCGACGATCACGACCTCTTCGCCCTGTTTCGCCGTGCCGACGATGGCGGAATCGGTGCCCTTGCCGGCGCGTACGTTGACCACGTCCCCGTCGACCCAGCCGGCCTTGACCTCGATCCTGCGGCCGTCCACGACCTTCGCAGCCTCCGGGCGACCGGGCGGCTGGAAGTCCAGCACCCAACCGGCGGCCCAGCCCACTGATCCGCTCTCCGTGGTGATCTTGCACCACTGGCCCTCGCAGTCTGACACCTGCACCCGCTGATGCTTGTTGAGCTGGAACTTGATGGGATGCTCGGTGCCGGGGCCCGAGCGGACGTTCGTGTTGTCTTCTGCGATCCAGGCGGAGAATGGCTGCAGCTTGCCCTCTTCCGGCTCCCTATTTGGCGAGGGGAAATCGTCCGCAGGGGGCTTCGGAGTATTCGCGCCCGGTTCGGGAGCCACCGGGCTTTTCGCGCCATGTCGCCGCACGTACCAGCCCGCAATCCAACCGGAATCGCCGCCTTCCACCTCGACCTCGCACCAGTTGTCCTCTTCGTCCTCGATCCAGAGCGTTGTGCCCTGGCTGAGGCGCTCCAGTTCCTTGTACTCAGTGCCCGGGCCAGTGCGAAGCGCAACGTTATTGCCGATGCAGTACGCCTTGTCCCGGTCCTTGCCCCCGGTCTCGGAAGCCAGGGAGCGACCCTTGTTGAGATTGGTTTCCAGCAGGTCGGTGTGCATCCAGCCCTTGCCGCCGGGGCCGCTGACGTTTGCCCAGTCACCCCGCTGCTCGATGATATAAACCTTTGTTCCTCGCGTGAACTGGCCGGTTCGGGTGTAGCCCAGAGACGGCCCCTTGCGCACATTCGCAACATTTGCGGTGACCCACGCGGGCTTTGGACCAGCCTTCGGCGCGGGCTTGGGAGCCGATGCCGGCGAACTGCCCGCGAGTTTACGGCCCGCATCCAGGTTGTACTCCAGCAGGTCCGAGCGCACCCAGCCGTACTGGCCTGAAGAGCGTTTCACCTTGCGCCACTCACCACGCGTCTCGACGATGTAGACCTTTTCGCCGCGGGATGCCTGGCAGACAACCTTCGCGCCGATGTCCGGGCCGCCTCGCATGTTGATGACGGGTTCCTTCACCCACGCGGGAAGGGCCATCGGGGTCTTGCCCGCGGACTTCGCCAGCTCCCGGCCCTTGTCGGCCGAGAACATCAGATACTCTTCCTTGACCCAGCCAGAGCGGCCGTTGGGCAGGAGCGCCCTGCACCAGCGATCCTCGCGGAATGCAGTGACGATCACCTGATCGCCACGCTGGACCGTCCCCACCTTCGCGGAGTCCGTGCCGGGCTTCTCGCGCACGTTGAGCACGTCCGGAATCACCCACGCCGGCCTGCCTGCGAAGGCGGCCGTGGCGCAGGTGATCGCCAGAAGAATGGTCAGTGAAGTCAGGCGGCGATGCACGCTGCAGTTACCTCTCGTACACTGGTCGCGTATTCATGCGCGGGGATTATAAAGGGGCGATTCCGGCTGGGTCAATAGACCTCGCTCTTGTTCTGTCGAACGAATGATCTTCCACTCGCCCCCGACAGGCAGGTCAACGGGCCTGTGGACGTTCGCTGATCCCCTCGGGTTCACTGGGAAGAAACGGTGAAGGTCTCCCGGGAAAGGTGTGGAAGTGTAAGCCCTGGCGTACTACTTCGCGAGGGGGCTGAAAGGATGCCGGACGTGCTACGCTTTGGTCTGATCGGTTGTGGATCGCAGGGGCGGTATCTGTCAGAAGCATTGAGGATGACTGGCCGGGCGCAGTTGATGGCCTGCGCGGATGTGCGTGCGGACGCTGCCGAGAATGCTCGCATGCGGTGCGGCTATGAGAAAGCTTATAGCGACTACCTGGAGATGCTATCGATCGCGCCGCTGGATGCGGTGATCGTCGCCACCACCCATGACCAGCTGTTTCCGTGCGCCATGGCCGCGGCAAAGTCCGGCAAGCATGTGTTCGTAGAGAAGCCCATGGCGCTCAACGCGGAGGACGGGATGACGCTGGTGAATACCGCGCAGGATGCCCGGGTGAAGCTCATGGTGGGCTACACGCTGCGGTTCATGCCCGACCGTGTCCTGATGAAGCGCCTGCTGGATGAAGGCGCCATCGGCACCGTCGCCCATCTCGGCGGCGGGCAACTCATCGGGGGCATGGGCGGCTGGCTGGGCGAGAAGGCCCACGGCGGAGGGCCGCTGTACTACATTGGCGCGCATATCATCGACACCGTGCTTTGGCTTGCGGGTTGCGGGCCGGAGCGCGTCTATGCCGAGATCGACTGGAAAGAGGGCAGCGATGTGGAGGCGGGAGTGCAGATGGTCCTGCGTTTCCCGGGCGGGGTGATGGGGCAGGTCTGCACCTCGCAGAAGCTGGGTGGCCGGTATGGCTGGGTAGACGTCATGGGTTCTGCGGGACGCATGCGAGCGGAATGGGAGCGCCATGATCTCACAATCCAGAGCACCGTGCGTCCGGAGTACCGCCACCTGACCACCCTGCACCTGACCCAACTGGACTACATGCCGCCCGTGCCGCCCGATGCCGAAGCGAGGGTCAGCGGATTCGCCTACGTGCGCTTCTGGATGAATGAGTTCGCGCAGTTCATCGACGCCATCGAAAACAACACGGAGCCCCCGGTCACCGGTGCCGATGGGGTGCGCGTTCTGCAGGTCATCGACGCGGCCTTCGAGTCTGCCCGAACCGGCAAGCCGGTAGACGTGGAACCATACTGAAGCGCAGTCTTCGTCGGGGGAATAGCCAAGTGCGAGCCAACACCGACTGGTTCAGAGACAGAAAATGGGGCGTCTTCTGTCATTATCTCGCTGCCCCGGCCAGCAGCGCCGGCGGCGCGGAGATCACTGCCGAAATGTGGAACGCGCAGGTGGACGCCTTTGATGCCCAGGGCCTGGCGGAACAACTCGCTGCGATCAGGGCGCCCTACCTGTTCATCACCCTGGGGCAGAACTCGGGGCATTACTGCGCGCCCAACGCCACCTATGACGCCATCGCCCAGATCAGCCCCAGCAAGTGCTCGCGGCGGGACCTCGTGGAGGACCTCTACGCGGAACTCGCGCCCCGGGACATCAAGCTTCTGGTCTATCTGCCCGCGGGAGCCCCGGCGGCCGACCCCGTGGCGGTGGAGCGATTCGGCTGGGAATGGGGTTTCGAAGGCGGCTGGCCGGGAGGCTGGCAGGTGCGCACCGGCAAGCGCCTCGCGGAGTTTCAGGAGAAATGGGAAGCCGTGATCCGAGAGTGGTCCCTGCGCTGGGGCAGCAAAGTTGCGGGCTGGTGGATCGACGGCTGCTACTTCGCGGATGAGATGTACCGTCACCCGGAACCGCCCAACTTCGAGAGCTTCGCCGGCGCGCTGAAAGCCGGCAACCCGGACAGCCTCGTGGCCTTCAATCCCGGCGTGAAAGTGCCGGTAATCTGCCACACGGAACATGAGGACTACACCGCCGGCGAGATCGCCGAGGCCTTCCCGACGACCCCGGGAAGGTTCCTGGACGGCGCGCAGTATCACATCCTAAGCTATCTGGGGAAAACCTGGGGCCAAGGCGACCCGCGGTTTCCGGATGAGTTCGTGTACGGCTACACCAAGTACGTCACCGGCCGCGAAGGGGTCGTGTCCTGGGACGTGCCGATCCAGAAGAACGGACTGATCCCCGGGGCGTTCCTGGATCAGTTGTCGGTGTTGTCGGAGCTATGATGTGAGCCCGGCCCAATCTTCAGAGAGCGAGAACCGACCGTGTCCGAAACCACACCCCGCAGGCTGATGGAGCCCGTGTCCTTCGACAAAGTCACCGTGCGCGATCCCTTCTGGGCGCCGCGCATGGAGATCAACCGCACCACTACCCTTGCCCTGGAATACCGGCAAATGAAAGACACCGGGCGCATTGATGTCTTCCGTCTGGACTGGACCGAGGGCAAGGAGCCACGGCCCCACCAGTTCTGGGATTCGGATGTTGCCAAGTGGGTCGAAGCCGCCTCGTATTCCCTGGCCACCCACCCCGACCCGGAACTCGAGCGGCTCCTGGACGAGACCATTGAACTCATCGCCGGCGCACAGCAGCCGGACGGGTACCTCAATACTTACTTCACTCTCGTGGAGCCCGAGAACCGCTGGAAGAATCTGCGGGACATGCACGAGTTATACTGTGCCGGGCATCTGATGGAAGCGGCCGTGGCGCACTTCCGGGCCACCGGCAAGCGCACTCTGCTGGATGTGATGATCCG
The sequence above is drawn from the Armatimonadota bacterium genome and encodes:
- a CDS encoding Gfo/Idh/MocA family oxidoreductase, coding for MPDVLRFGLIGCGSQGRYLSEALRMTGRAQLMACADVRADAAENARMRCGYEKAYSDYLEMLSIAPLDAVIVATTHDQLFPCAMAAAKSGKHVFVEKPMALNAEDGMTLVNTAQDARVKLMVGYTLRFMPDRVLMKRLLDEGAIGTVAHLGGGQLIGGMGGWLGEKAHGGGPLYYIGAHIIDTVLWLAGCGPERVYAEIDWKEGSDVEAGVQMVLRFPGGVMGQVCTSQKLGGRYGWVDVMGSAGRMRAEWERHDLTIQSTVRPEYRHLTTLHLTQLDYMPPVPPDAEARVSGFAYVRFWMNEFAQFIDAIENNTEPPVTGADGVRVLQVIDAAFESARTGKPVDVEPY
- a CDS encoding SH3 domain-containing protein, which produces MHRRLTSLTILLAITCATAAFAGRPAWVIPDVLNVREKPGTDSAKVGTVQRGDQVIVTAFREDRWCRALLPNGRSGWVKEEYLMFSADKGRELAKSAGKTPMALPAWVKEPVINMRGGPDIGAKVVCQASRGEKVYIVETRGEWRKVKRSSGQYGWVRSDLLEYNLDAGRKLAGSSPASAPKPAPKAGPKPAWVTANVANVRKGPSLGYTRTGQFTRGTKVYIIEQRGDWANVSGPGGKGWMHTDLLETNLNKGRSLASETGGKDRDKAYCIGNNVALRTGPGTEYKELERLSQGTTLWIEDEEDNWCEVEVEGGDSGWIAGWYVRRHGAKSPVAPEPGANTPKPPADDFPSPNREPEEGKLQPFSAWIAEDNTNVRSGPGTEHPIKFQLNKHQRVQVSDCEGQWCKITTESGSVGWAAGWVLDFQPPGRPEAAKVVDGRRIEVKAGWVDGDVVNVRAGKGTDSAIVGTAKQGEEVVIVAREEGWLKVLLSNGTVGWIAEDLIESREERQLAENGGSDWGEPGGSDIGNKIAQVAMRYLGRPYVRGAEGPGSFDCSGFTQYVHSQFGIPLKRTAGGQYRQGTPVDRDSLRPGDVVVFSNTYKAGISHVGIYIGNGNFIHAANSRTGVRISALDSSYYASRYSGARRMY